The DNA region GCAGCGAGCGAGGCATACACTTCGCCGCGCAACCGCAGCAGATCGGCCTCGGCGGCGCGTTGCTCATGCTCGTGCGCGTATTTCAGGGCCCGCTCGAACTCGGCCAGTGCGGCGTCACGGTTACCCAGCCGCGCCTCGGTCCTAATCAGCGCGGTCAAGTACAGCGGAACCTCGGAGCCCGCACCGACCGCGAACCACGCGTCGATTGCCTGGCGGAGCTGATCAATGGTATCGCGCCCGGGAGAAAGCTCGGCCGCCGCCATCCCGCCTAAAATCCTGCCGCCTGCCGCCCATAGCGGAAAGTCTTGCTCGATTGAGAGGCGAACCATCTCGTCGGCCGCCCGCCGCGCCTGCTCGAATTCTTTGCGGTAGAGATGGGCACGCGTGATGAAACACCAGGCGAACGCCGCGCTCAGCGGATGGGAGTGGCGGTTGGCGATCTCGAGCGCCTCGTGGTTGAGTCGCAGCCCGGTGTCAGGCAGGCCCAACTCCAACACTGCCCATCCCAGGTAGGCATGGATCGCCATCCCCGGGTCCTGCCCGTAGATGAGAGCGTGCGAGCGATGCTCATCCGGCACCCACAGCGCAAGCGCCCGTTCGAGATGCTCGCGCGCGACCGCCGGCCAGCCCATCATCAAGCGCGAGATGCCGGCGCGCAGATGGGCCTCCATCTGGAGCGCCGGAACCTGCAGGCGGTCGGCGAGTTCGAGCGCTTCGAGAGCGACCTTCTCGGAGGTGCGGATGTCGCCGCGCACGAGATAGAATGCCCACAATCCCATCATCACCGGGATCGTCTGCGGCGACTCGCCGAACTTCTCACAGATCGCGAGCGCACGACCGTAGGCCTTCTCCAGCTCCGGCGCCGAGTACCCCTTGACCGCCATCCACGCGACGCCGAGCGCGATCTGAAGGCCGAGCTCCTGCTGGTCGCGTTCAGGGCCTTCGGCAAGCGCCTCAAGCAGCTCCAAGGCCTGGCCGAGATGGCTGAGGGCTTCGATATTGGCCGAGCGCTCGATCGAGCGTTGGCCGGCGGCATGCCAGAACGGAATGGCGCGTGCGCTCAGGCCGCCGCGGGTGTAATGGTGGGCCAGCAGTTCGGGACGTTCGGCCTTGATTTCTGGAAATCGCTCGTCGAGCACGGTGGCGACGCGCTGATGGTGTCGCTGGCGAGTGCTCTTGAGCACCGATTCGTAGGCGGCGTCCTGGAGCAGCGCGTGCTTGAAGACGTAGCGCGCCTGGGGGATCGTCCCGTGCTGGAACAGGATCTCGGCGCCGACCAGATTCGCCAACGCCTGCTCCAGCGCCTCCTGGTCCAGCCCCGAAACGGCACGGAGCAGTTCGTAGGAGAACTCGCGACCCAGCACCGACCCGAGTTGGGCAACTTCGCGCGTGGTGGACAGCCGATCCAGACGCGCCATCAGCGAATCCTGCAAGGTGGCGGGAATCGCCAGCGCCGGCAGTGGACCGCTGAGTTCGTAGCGCCCTCCCGCGTCGCGCAGGATGCCGGATTCGAGCACGTTTTTGGTCAGCTCTTCGACATAGAGCGGAACGCCGTCGCTCTTGGCCGCGAGCAGGCGGGCGACCTGAGCCGGCAGCTCGCCTCCTGCGACCCGCTCGGCCATCGTGCGCGCCTCAGCGTCGGCGAGGCGGCTGAGCGTGAGGGTGGTCGCGTGCGGCCGGCCCGACCAGGGCGGCGCAAACTCCGGACGGGCCGTGAACAGCAGCAGCAGCGGTGCCGAATGCGCCTGCTCGACCAGCATCGAGAGCAACTCGACGGTCGAAGCGTCGGCCCAGTGCAGGTCCTCGCTGATCAACAGCAGCGGTCCGCGCTCGGTCGCGCGGCGTACCCACTCCACCAGCACCTGCAAGGTTTTCTCGCGTTGGCGCTGGGGGCTGAGCTGGGGCGCCGGATAGCGCTCGGGCGGCAGCGGCAGCGAAAGCAGGTTCGCTACCACCGGCATCGCCTCGTCGAGCGCAAGGCCGCTATCCCGGAGCGTGCGCTCGAGTCTGCGCAGGCGCTTGTCCGCCTCGTGCTCACGGTCGAAGTGCAATATGCGCTGGAGAAAATCGATCACGGGGTAGAAGGCGCTGTTCTGGTAGTACGGAGAGCATCGCAGTTCGAAATGCCTCGCGCCTTCCTCCGCGACCTGTTCCTTGACAACCTCGGCCAGACGCGATTTTCCAAGTCCGGCCTCGGCGCTGAGTGTCACTGTCCGTCCGTCGCCGCGCCTGGCCGCTTCCCAATAGTGGCCGAGCAGGGCGACTTCTTCGTCCCTGCCGACCAGCGGAGTGAGGCCGCCGGAGAGCGCGGCCTCGAAGCGGTTGCGCGCGCCCGTCTCGCGCACGACGCGATGGACCGCAAGCGGATCGGCCACGCCCTTGAGCTGGCGCGCGCCCAGCGGCTCGCACTCGAATAGTCCGCGCACGAGCTGCTGGACCGCCTCGGTGATGAGCACGGTGTCGGGGTCGGCGAGCGCCTGCACGCGCGCCGCGATATTGGGAGTGTCGCCCAGCGCCAGTTCCTCGCGCCGGCCGCCGCCGCCCATCTCGCCGACCACCACCAGACCGGTGTGAATTCCGATCCGTACATGGACCGGCCGGCCCAGTTGCGCGTGTAGCTGGGGCAGCTGTTCGATAATCGCGAGTCCGGCGCGCACCGCGCGCTGCACGTCGTCTTCATGCGCGGCCGGATAGCCGAAGTACACCACGATGCCGTCGCCGAGGTACTGCGCAACGTGGCCCTCGAAACGGTTCACCACGCGGCCGCATAGCCGCTGGTAGGCCTCGATCAGGCGGCGCAGATCCTCGGGATCGAGCTGGGTAGAAATCTCGGTCGAGCCCACGAGGTCGCAGAACAGCACCGTCAGATGCCGCCGCTCGCTCGCATGCGGCGTCCTGGGCTGCGCGGCGGGGGTCGATCCTGAGAGTCCTGCGGCTTGGTCCTCCGATGATATCCCGCCGGCCGGGGCGGACGCGCCATCCAGCGCCGCGCCGCATTGCAGGCAAAATCTCGCGGCCGGCGGATTGTCAGTCGCGCACGCGGCGCATCGCCTGCTCAGCGGCGCACCGCATCCGATGCAGAAACGTGCGTTCGCGGGATTCTCGCAAGCGCAGACCGGACAGCGCATCGCACGTACCCCCAAGACCAGGCGCGCCTCGACGACGGCGAAGAGAGACAAGTTCTACAATGGCCGCTCCGACTTCAGCAAGCGAAATCTTCGTGGCCAGGGTTCGATTGTCTTTGCTCCCAACGGAGCCACGGCCGCGGTTGCTGCATGTGTCCGAATCGCACCCGCAAGCCCGCTGGTCCTTGCCCGCAAGGGCCGCAATCGATGGCAATCATCTTGCTTCCCTATAGTGCGAGGCAAAATCGTGTCGGGGGGCGCAAAGCCCGGGAGAGAAGCAATGATCGTTGCTCGCTGGATGACCAAAAATCCGATCACAATCAAGGCGGACGATACGCTGGCAGCGGCACGGCGCAAGATGGACGCGGGCAAATTCCGCCGCCTGCCGGTGGTCGAAGACGGCGCGCTGGTCGGCATCATCACCGACCGCGACCTGCGCCAGCACGTCGGCGCTCTAGAGCACGTCAGGGTGGACGCCGTAATGTCGAAAGGCGTCGTAAGCGTCACGCCGTCCACGATGCTGGAGCAGGCGGCCTATCTGCTGGTCAAGCATAAAATTGGCGCGATGCCGGTGGTAGATGCGGGCAAGCTGGTCGGAATTGTCAGCGCAACCGACCTCTTGCGCGCGTTCGCCGAGGTTCTCGGCGCCACCGAAGAGGGCGTCTCCCGTATCGACCTCGCGCTTGCTGGCGACCCGGGAGAACTGGCCACCATCGGCCAGCTAGTGGCGGGCGAGAGCGGCGAGATCCTCGGGATGGGTACCTATCCGGGGGCCGCCGACTCCGGCGCGCGCCAGGTGCTGTGGGTGCGGCTGCGCAGCGCGGACGCCAGCCGGGTGGCCCGGATGCTGAACGAGCAGAACTTCACCGTGCTCGCGATTCATCCGTAACGGCTCCGGCGCGCGTCGGGGGACGCGTGCGATGAGGCAGGAGATGTGGACGGTGTTTGCCGATCGAGCCGAGGCTGGGCGCCGGCTGGGGACGGCCCTGCACACGTATCGCGAGCTCAAGCCGGTGGTGCTGTCCGTGCCGCGCGGTGGGGTGCCGGTCGGCTATGAGGTCGCGCTCGCCCTTAACGCGCCGCTGGACGTGATCGTCGTGCACAGGCTCACCGCGCCGCTGCGCCCGGAGCTGGGGATCGGTGCGCTTGCCGACGGCGATCAAGTGGGGAGTGTGTTCAGCGAGGCGGCGATTTGCGAACTGCGGCTCCCGCGCGAATTTCTGGCCCGCGAGGTCGAGCTCGAGCTGCGTGAGATTCGGCGCCGTCAGCAGGTCTATCGGCGCGAACATCGCGCGATCGGCTGTGCTGGGCACACCGTGATCGTCGTCGATGACGGGATCGCGAGCGGTGCCTCGGTTACCGCCGCGCTACGAGCGGTGCGCCGTGCGGGCGCAGCCCGGGCCGTGCTCGCCGTTCCGGTCGCCCCTTCAGCGACGCTGGGGCAGTTGCGTCGGGAAGTCGATGAAGTCGTTTGCCTGGTCACGCCTGAAGAGTGTTCCACGATCGGGCGCTTTTACTCCGATTTCTCCGCGGTCAGTGACCGGCAGGTGATAAACCTGCTCGACCTTGCTCGCGTCGCCAGCGGCTGGGAGATCGACGGCGCCGACGCGCGCGAGGCCCTTAGCGTGCACGCACGGTAGTAGCCTAATCACCGCCCACACAGTGGCGCTGTCCCGTAGATCGCGCCCGACTACGGTGGCCCGGGCGTAGGGTCGATAGCGGCTCGGCTGGCAGACATGGCATACTCTGTCCGCGTGCAAGGGCAAGCGTCCGCAGCCGGCGGGCGGAGGTGCGGGCTTGGCGGGGAGCTTCGAGCAGGCAAGGCTGGGCGGCGGCGGAGCATTATCGGATCCGCAACCCGATGAACCTGCGGCGGCGCGGAGCGGCGGTAGCCTGCCTTCGCTGCTGCGGTCGGCACCCGCGCTGGTGCTGTTCGCGATCGTGATCGCGGACGCTATGCGCGCGGCCGACACCGACCTCTGGGGTCACATCTTCTTCGGCCGCATCGTCCTCAGCCATCATCAGTTGTGGTTTCACGCGCCGTTTTCGTACGCCGTGGCGCCGGGCCCTCGTAAATGGATCATGCACGACTGGCTCGGCAACGCGCTGATGGCGGTCGTATACGATGGCGCAGGCGTGCTCGGACTGAAGCTAGCCAAGTTTGCATGCGTCGCAGCCCTGATGGTGTTGCTTTCGCTTGGTGCGGCCGAAACCGGCGCATCGCTCGAAGCGCAGGCAATCGTGTTCCTGGTCGGCGCGCTCGCCCTGTTGCCCATGATGCAGCTTCGCACGTACCTGGCCGACGACCTCCTGCTTGCGGCGCTCATCCTGATGCTGGGGCGCGAGGCTTATGGCAGCACGCAGCGCGGTCATGCGCCCTGGCTTGCGATTCCGATGTTCGCATTGTGGGCCAACCTGCACGGCGGCTTCTTCATCGGGCTGATCGCGCTGGGCCTGTACGCGGCGATCCGCGGCGCGCAGGATCTGGCTGCCGCAAGGAGCGCATCAACCGCGGCGCGGCTCGTAGCAATTAGCGCCGCAGCGGCGCTGGCCACGCTCGTCAACCCATACGGGTTGCGCGATTGGCTGGTAATCGCTGGAGTCCTGCGCAATCCGTTCACGCTCGCCCACATCTCGGAGTTCCGGCCGCTGTTCGTCGTAATCGCCGATCTCTACCGTCATGGCCGGCCGCTGTTTCCCTTCGCTTGCGCGGTGCTGATTATGACCGCTGTCCTGGTGAGCTTCGCGCTCACCCCGCGGGCCGACGACCTGGCCTTGTTCGCGATCGCGGCGCTGATGTCCGCGGCGGCGCTGTACGCGGTGCGCAATACGGCGCTCGCGGTCGTTGCGGCTGTCGTCCCGCTGTGCCGTCATGCCGGTCTGCTCGTTGGCGGGCGAGGCGCCTGGAATCGGGAGGATGCGCCGCATTCGCTGCCTTGGCCGCGCATGCAGATCGCCGTAGCGGGCGCGGCCGCATTAATCGCGCTGCGCACCGGCTTGTTGTCGAGCCGGCTGCCGGCGGTCGAGGAAAAGCCGGTCGGGGCAGTGGCCTTCATGCGTGCGCACAACGTTCACGGCAACGTGCTGTGCGAGTTCGGATGGGCCGACTATCTGCTTTGGCACGACGCGCCGCGCTCGCGGGTTTTCATCGAGAGCCTGTTCGAAGCCTACTATCCGCCCGAGGTCCAACGTGATTACGCGGCGTTTTACTACGCCCGCCCTGGCGCAACGCGCGCGCTCGACGCGTACCCCACGCAATTTGTGCTGATGCCATCGGGCTCGCCGGCCGACGCCGTGATGCGGGCGCAGGGCGGCTGGCGGCTTCTGTATCGCGACCCGGTGGCGGCGCTGTTCGCGCGCGCGGATTCTCCCGCGGCACGCCTCGCCGGCGTCGCGGAGATCAATGCCTCCGTGCCGCCGAGCTTCTTCCCGTAGCCGCACGGCTGATGAACACGGCATCGCGCGGCGCCGTCCCGCTCCAGATCGCAGCGCCCGGCTGCTCACTGCTCCGCTATGCGCCGGCGCTGGCGCTCTTTCTGCTCGTGCTTGCCGATTCGGCGCAGTATGCGGATACCGATCTCTGGGGACACGTGCGATTCGGCCAGCTCATCCTCAGCCGACACCGGCTTATCCGGTATGCGCCGTTCGCCTATTCGTTCGTTGCGGGCGGCCCGCCATGGGTTGATCACGAATGGCTCGCACAGGTCGTCATGGCACTCTCCTACCAAGCCGCGGGCGTGGTCGGGCTGAAGCTGTGGAAGTTTGCCTGTGCGGCGGCCACCGTCGTCCTGCTCGCGCTTGCGCAGGCTGAAACCGGAGCGTCGCCCGGCGCGCAGTTCGTCGTGCTCGCGACTGCCGTCGGCGCGCTGGTTCCACAGATGCAATTTCGGCCGCAGCTTTTCGACTACGTCGCGCTCGCAGCCCTGGTTGCGATGCTCGCGCGCGAGGACGGCGGACGGCCTGCGCCGCTATGGCTGGCCGTGCCCGTTCTTGCGCTGTGGGCCAATCTGCACGGCGGGTTCGTCGTCGGGCTGGTGGTCCTCACGATTTATACGGCCGCAATCGCCGTGAGTTGCGCGTCGCGCCGCGCTCCGGCAAGCAAGCCGAGGCGTCTTGCGGTGTTCACGTCTCTCGCCGCGGCCGCGACGTTCGCAAACCCGTACGGGCCACGGATTTGGCGTGCGCTGCTCGAAACCGCGCGCAGTCCGTTCACGATGCGCAGGGTGGCCGAGTATCAGCCCTTGACGGGCGTGCTTCGCTCGGCGCTGGCTTCAGGCGTGCCGATCTTTTCCCTGATTTGCTTCCTGGCGATGCTGGCCGCGCTGCT from Candidatus Binataceae bacterium includes:
- a CDS encoding adenylate/guanylate cyclase domain-containing protein, which translates into the protein MRCPVCACENPANARFCIGCGAPLSRRCAACATDNPPAARFCLQCGAALDGASAPAGGISSEDQAAGLSGSTPAAQPRTPHASERRHLTVLFCDLVGSTEISTQLDPEDLRRLIEAYQRLCGRVVNRFEGHVAQYLGDGIVVYFGYPAAHEDDVQRAVRAGLAIIEQLPQLHAQLGRPVHVRIGIHTGLVVVGEMGGGGRREELALGDTPNIAARVQALADPDTVLITEAVQQLVRGLFECEPLGARQLKGVADPLAVHRVVRETGARNRFEAALSGGLTPLVGRDEEVALLGHYWEAARRGDGRTVTLSAEAGLGKSRLAEVVKEQVAEEGARHFELRCSPYYQNSAFYPVIDFLQRILHFDREHEADKRLRRLERTLRDSGLALDEAMPVVANLLSLPLPPERYPAPQLSPQRQREKTLQVLVEWVRRATERGPLLLISEDLHWADASTVELLSMLVEQAHSAPLLLLFTARPEFAPPWSGRPHATTLTLSRLADAEARTMAERVAGGELPAQVARLLAAKSDGVPLYVEELTKNVLESGILRDAGGRYELSGPLPALAIPATLQDSLMARLDRLSTTREVAQLGSVLGREFSYELLRAVSGLDQEALEQALANLVGAEILFQHGTIPQARYVFKHALLQDAAYESVLKSTRQRHHQRVATVLDERFPEIKAERPELLAHHYTRGGLSARAIPFWHAAGQRSIERSANIEALSHLGQALELLEALAEGPERDQQELGLQIALGVAWMAVKGYSAPELEKAYGRALAICEKFGESPQTIPVMMGLWAFYLVRGDIRTSEKVALEALELADRLQVPALQMEAHLRAGISRLMMGWPAVAREHLERALALWVPDEHRSHALIYGQDPGMAIHAYLGWAVLELGLPDTGLRLNHEALEIANRHSHPLSAAFAWCFITRAHLYRKEFEQARRAADEMVRLSIEQDFPLWAAGGRILGGMAAAELSPGRDTIDQLRQAIDAWFAVGAGSEVPLYLTALIRTEARLGNRDAALAEFERALKYAHEHEQRAAEADLLRLRGEVYASLAAPDGRDGRADAEASLKEALDLARARGMKLAELRTANSLARLWIAEGRHAQAHAMLAELYGAFTEGFELADFKEARALLENLARRDQQQAVK
- a CDS encoding CBS domain-containing protein yields the protein MIVARWMTKNPITIKADDTLAAARRKMDAGKFRRLPVVEDGALVGIITDRDLRQHVGALEHVRVDAVMSKGVVSVTPSTMLEQAAYLLVKHKIGAMPVVDAGKLVGIVSATDLLRAFAEVLGATEEGVSRIDLALAGDPGELATIGQLVAGESGEILGMGTYPGAADSGARQVLWVRLRSADASRVARMLNEQNFTVLAIHP
- a CDS encoding phosphoribosyltransferase family protein gives rise to the protein MRQEMWTVFADRAEAGRRLGTALHTYRELKPVVLSVPRGGVPVGYEVALALNAPLDVIVVHRLTAPLRPELGIGALADGDQVGSVFSEAAICELRLPREFLAREVELELREIRRRQQVYRREHRAIGCAGHTVIVVDDGIASGASVTAALRAVRRAGAARAVLAVPVAPSATLGQLRREVDEVVCLVTPEECSTIGRFYSDFSAVSDRQVINLLDLARVASGWEIDGADAREALSVHAR